Within the Ostrinia nubilalis chromosome 12, ilOstNubi1.1, whole genome shotgun sequence genome, the region TTAATGAAAAATTACAACATAAACCATTATTCCACATATTCTGTTAAAAAAGCCTCTATAGTAGAACGAGTTATAAGAACTATAAAATCACATCTTTACAAAACATTCAGTCTGTGCGGACGATATCAATGGTTTCAATGTAATTTAGATTCCGTGGTGCATCGCTATAACAACACTTTGCACCGCATTACAAAGTTCAAACCGATTGATGTTAATCATGCGAATCAGGCTTTAGTTAAATCTAATATCATTAAAACCCGAAAGCCAAAGACAGTACGTCAAGGATCCACTTTTAAAGTTAACGATTttgttcgtataagtaaatacaaaggagatttctataaaggttatacccctaattggtctacggaaatatttcaaatcgtaaaaattaatgataccTATCCTCAAACGTATCAAATAAAAGACAAATACTACCAAAATATTCTAGGCTCTTTTTAtggatacgagttacaaaaaactaaatttccaGACATCTACCTTATTGAAaaagttataaagaaaaaagaaaacaaactttttgtaaaatggttAGGACTAAGTGATAAAGAGAACAGTTGGGTAGACAAACGTGAATTAGTGATTTAGATAAGTATATAAATAACACAGGATCTCTCTTTGGGACACTAGATGATTATCGATGAAGGAAGGCAGTGGTGTAATCAATAGCTTGGTAGATCATTTGCCGTTCGAGTTACATATACCTGGgtatcaattttgtggtccCGGTACGAAACTTCAAAAACGGATTCTAAAAGGCGATCGAGGGGTTAACAAATTAGATAACGCTTGCATGCACCACGATATTTCTTACAATAATAAAGATCCTGGAGCTCGACGCAAAGCCGACTTGGAACTTTTGAATATGGCTCAAAGGAGATTGAAATCGAAAGATGctggaaaaggagaaaaaattgcatcatggatagtaaaaaatgctatgaaggcAAAAATCAGAACAGGCAGTGGCATGAAATCATTTAAGAAAGGTGTGAAAAAAATACAGTCCctattgaaaaaaatgaaatCCAAGGATCAAAACTCTGTTATAAAATATGCTTATGCAGTTGCAAAGAAACTGTTTAGTAAAAAGAAAGGAATACGTTTGCCACGTATCATTCCTCTTCCAAAGTGTGGAGGacttttaccacttattccCATATTTGCGGGATTGTCAGCTTTAGGTTCACTAGCTGGAGGAGCAGCaggtatagcaaaagctgtgAATGATTCTAAAGCTGCACAGAAGAGTCTTCAAGAATCTGAAAGACataacagaatgatggaagcggtGGCTCTTGGAAAAGGATTATATATTaaacctcataaaaaaggaGCAGGGTTATATCTTAACCCATCAAAAAACTGATTAAGCGGCTACCTAGACGTGCGCTCACTAACCTCGATATTTTGGAACATGCTAATGACATTCCTTACTTTCGCGGTGTTTACATGAGAGATACGTTACCTTTGAAACCTAGAAAAATAGAATGTGGAATATTAAATTTGGATAGCAACATAAATCCAGGTACGCATTGGGTGGCCTTCGTAAAGCAAAACAATTACGTagaatattatgatagttttggtaatttaaaaccaccgttagaattaatgaaatatatgTATGCCTTGCCTATAAACTACAATTATGTAAGACATCAAGCTTATGGCACTACTAATTGTGGTCATTTGTgtctaaaatttttaagaaattattggaaaaagcatttaaatagcaaacgaaataaataaatgtgttagtataaaaatgtctttcactgtATCTTTAACTGGAAGTGGAGCCTCTTTAACAACAAATTATTCACCAAGTTTGGAACTTCGAGGAGAATATGAATGCGGTCTTTTGTATTTCTCAACTTTTAACTCTATTCCTAATATCGATAAACGAAACAATAAGTTTCATTATGGTGAAAATGAAATCATCGAAATTCCTGAAGGATCTTATgagcttcaggatatttgtgattatttaaaagacaaTATGAAGAACACTGTATTAAAACTAACTTGCAATAACAATACATTGAAGACAAACCTTTTTTGCTCCAAAGatgttcattttaataaaagtgaatCAATTGGTAAAATACTAGGTTTTGGAATGGAGACAATACATGCTAATATAAGTACTGATTCACAGTACCCTGTTagcattctatcaacaaccattGTGAGAATCGAATGCGACGTAGTTAGTGGTTCCTTTGTAAACGGGAAAGCCAGTcacattatttatgaatttgtgcctaatgttccacctggttatcgaataattgagaTACCTaagaacttaatttattttcctgttaaTCAAAATTCTATAAGTGCTATCAATATACGGTTGTTGGACGCTGACAATAAAGAGATAAATTTACGAGGTGAAGAAGTCcagctgtatttacatttcagaaaaaatgataaatttcaataaaaaccccCCTCAGTCGTATACCCAAGCCATTCCTCGAAGATCATCTCGCAAAAGCACACCGTTTCAACTAAAAAAGAAGCTTACCAAgaccaataaagaatttctaAGGCTAATCGGgttgataaaatgaatattctaaatatatctcaacaaacatcatacgacaacagcattgaaagtttcgaatatcattcatacaaaccgtacgtgacaagtttcaacaagaatgatgaaataagaATTCCTATTAATCAACAAGATCTATACGTATTGCCTTCACTTAGTAGTTTGTATATCGAGGGGAAAGTGAATGTTTATAACACCATAACTAAAGCAAAAATATCTGAGGTACATTTCATTAATAATCCGGCATTGTTCCTATTTCAAGATATTCGGTATGAATTGAATGGAgtagaaatagataaaataaaaaatgcaggtataactacaacaataaaatcttatctatcgctaaatgaaaatgaatcaaAATATGCACGAGTTTGGGGTTGGTCAACTATGGGAACCAATAATACTGGAGGTGGGGCGTTTTCCTTATCCATTCCGCTAAACAAGATATTAGGATTCGCAGaagactatgaaaaaataatcatgaactgtaaacacgagttagtgtTACTTAGAAGCAATACGAATCTTAATTCTATCAAATTAAATACAGGAgaagttgtagatgacattataattagtaaaattatttggaGAGTGCCACATATCAAAGTGTCAGATCGAgaaagaataaatttattaaagcaTTTAGAGAAAGATCGTGCTATTCCTCTAGCAtttcgtaattgggatctgtatgaataccCATTACTTCCTCAAACACGTAAGCATACTTGGTCTATCAAAACTGCATCCCAAACAGAGAAACCGCGATTTGTTGTAATAGCCTTACAAACCAACCGCAAACACAACAGTCAATTGTCAATGgcagagtttgatcattgtcatgtacgtgatgtaagagtctttttaaattcgTCGTATTATCCCTATGAAGGGTTGAACATCAGTTTCTCAGATGACAAGTTCACTTTATTATACGAACAATATACAAGATTTCAGCAGTCGTATCACGGACGTCGTTCAGAGCCGTTGCTGAGTTTAAAAGAATTTAGAGACGTTGCCCCTTTATTCGTTATTGACTGTTCACGACAACACGAAACACTGAAAGGATCTATTGATGTGAGAGTCGAAATTGAGACAGACCAAGAAATTCCAGATAAAACAGCTGCATACTGCCTGATTTTAAACGATTGTTTATACGAATATAAGCCTTTGAGTAACATTGTAAAGAAACTATcatgaataattataatacagtAATCGTTGATTTGCAAGGGTTTAAGGACAGCAATAATAAATTCTTGGTTAAAGAAATGGCAGTAGCTAATGTAGAGTATACCtatgtgtttttaataaagcCCCCGTATCCGTTTTCTGCACTGAGTGATGAAGAAAAGAAATGTGTTCGTTGGATCGAAAGAAATAGAGGCTATTTATGGAGTGAGGGCTACATAGACTACAGAGAATTTCATAGAATGATGActggttttttgaaaaataaaaaaattatagtcaaaggggaagaaaaagtaaaatggaTGCAAGAgttgtgtaataataataatagtgttaTTGATATAACTCGTAAGGGTACTCCTAATTTGAATAGTCTTAATGAACTATATtgtaaagataaaattttatttaattgtttttatcatGACAAGTATTGTGCGTTACGaaatgttttaagtttaaagaaatggtgtgtAGATAACAatgtgtttaattaataaatattcactttactgtaataaataattgaaatatggAATTAaactttgtgtttatttttatacctaaaAATGTATTCCTAGGGAACTGAGTAAAAACATCGTTtttgcataataatttatttcattacatttacaactatattaaaaaacataattaaaagtTAGAACCAGttaacttttttgatatcttctTAATTACACATTCTGTCATATCCATTATTTCGTCCACTGCGTCATGGACTACGTATTGGGCACTAAGTAACACGCACTCGCTGTCAGCATCTGACGTAGATGATGATGAGTTCGAATTTGCTCGGTCACGCTCGCAGACCAGGTCCACCACCTTTATCTGGATCATTTTGAAGCCTTTCTGTTCGTTACACACCACAAAAGATTTTGGAGTTATccgcttattattttttggagAAACTCGTTTTTTACGTTTTTGATCAATTTGCGTCGATTCCACCCCAAATAAATCTTTGTATTGCTGAGTGAACTGTTGTAACGGGTCTTGAGCGTATTGAGGAAAATCATCATATACGTCAGTCATTTTCTGTAAAGAATAAAgagaataaattgtaataaagttgctttaactaataattaggtaaatagttaaccacacaataaaacacttaaaaatactaaaatactacatacctgattgataattaattatttcccaCTCACAAGGTAGGTCTTTCGTTGCGGTCTCGCAGTTTGGAACTGATGTGTGACATCAGTTGCAGCGCGCTAAAATATACATCATCACAATTTTCGTACACAATGTATTGAGTTTTTGCACGACTTTGAATGTCCACTTCATCGTTTGACACTTTCACTGCTTccataatttcaattttaattacgtGCTTGGGGACTCTACTATCGATTGAAAGAACGTAGCTGGCTTGTGGTGAGGTAAGATGACTGTGACTACGTTGAGCCATTTTAACTTTTAACCCAAACAAGTTTGAACGCATCAAAGTCGAAttgataactaaataaaatctattggttgcttatatcaaataggtaacaTGAGACGCACCGGCTATGCCACGTGCTATTAATTAACTTCATGTCCAAACCTGTAAAAGTTTCCTCAGCGTTGCAAAATAAATGTAGTAAATTGATTCCTAACGTGTGATCGATGTCATATTACGATCTCACCGTTTCTATGCGATGATTAATATCACACTTTAAAACATGTCTAAACATGATCTTATTGAGTTAATGTGAACCAATGTCTTTACGTATAAGAAATAAAACCCAAGTAAATAATTtgtcatcatttatttataggtaggtaccttattaattaattacatttatttgaaacttaatattatcttaattaGCTTAGGTTATctattataataaagaaaatcgtaCAACTAAggaaagtattattatttaattttaattacctaattCTTGGTTCAATGTTATGCTTAGCTAAATGTTTAGAATGGATGTATGCCCCCAAGCTCTTGTTGACACCTTGTCAGCCGAAACAAAACGTTTATCATCATTACTGGATAGCGCTACTTTGTTGAGACTGCGAGTAAAAATGTTGTGTTTGAttgacttaaataaaatatttgttttccgcACTATATTGCCGTGatacaaagtttttttatagtctgatatttgtaTATCGCGAACAACACTCTTCTTTACTCCCTTTGCTTTTTTAATTGTAGTATTAATGGTCTTTACACAATACAACTTTGAACGTAATCCAACAAACTCTGTTATAATGTTTCCTCCCATTTCGTCTTTGAAAAGTCCAGGAATCTTTTTATTTAGAAGCGGTAAGCCATatacattttctttgaaaaaattGCTTGTGTCGAAATAATGTAAGAAGGTTTCTTTTAAATCTTTGTAAAAGTTTTCGGTTTCAATTTGGTAAACGAAACTATCCGTATCCGTGTAACAcatttgtaatttgtttttatacgATGGTTCAAAAACTGAATAATGAAAGTCATACATGTGGCTTTTAGATAACTCTAACACCGTAAACCCTATGTATATTGGCTTATCCAAAATCACCCGTTCAGGTTTTGTTTGTATTGCGACTAAATTTTCAGTGAAAATTGAAGCACTGTGAAAACTAGAGCttgcaattaatttattggcagttattttcttttttgttacatTATTGTGGTCACTCCATTCGTTAACTAAATGTACATTAACTCTTTTTTCGCTGTTTTCTAAGGTTTTACCAAAAATGCTGTTATtgagcaacttaaaaaagtcttGTTCAAATGTAGATTGAGCCTGTTGTCTTAAACTCGTATTTAGATCgatatattgttttaagtaaggACTTTGTTGAAACGTTATGActcgatgtattttttttaatatcagccCATGTTTCAAACATGTTTTCAAGTGAACATAGTGGATGACGTAGAAGTACTTGTCGTAAAGATTAGGCACGAGCTTAAAAGTCTTACCCCCCGGTGGAATGCATTTCTCAGGGCAAAATGGTAAATCATTGTGCCTGTCATGTAACTCTTTCGGATAGCTTAAGTCAACCTCAAGAATGAAACCATACTCTGCATCAGCAGGAACATTAACAATATCAAGACATTCAATTTCTGTCTggtttaaaaatctaaaattcgaCAGCGGTAGAGATTGACACATACTGAATCCGTATAAGTTATTGCAATCTATGTAAACTACAAAGGTATCTGGTTTTAAGGGATCGTATTCGTTCATGTATTTGTTATTGGCGTTGGCATGCCTGTGCGAACACATGCATACTCCTCCTCTGATGCCTGATTGAATCATACGCACTATGGCAAGGTCATCTATGAGCTCCAACTCGACTCCAGTTTTGTAAAGCATTGCATCGAATGATAAACTAGGAGCGGTTACATAGAAAGCAGGATCTAATTGATAATGAAATTTGCAAGTTTTTCtaaacttttcaaaaatatcaGTTAACAAGAGAACGTCTGTTTTCAAATACAATTTAGTGTATTGAcccagatttttgatgttaaaTTGTGACCAAACTGATTGAGCATGTTCATAATCTTCATCAGTAATATGCTCATTTGTAAGGGAGCtgtaaaactcttttttttctGGTAAACATCGCTCTTTAAACCGATCCCAGTTATCCATGTATTCGTAGGGATATATACCTTTGcgagtaagtaaattaaattgggTAGGTATTGGAAAATGCGTGCGTAAATGATCAAACTCttcttttttaatagtttttgctaatttatctAAGCTAGTGCCAAGAAATTTAAATGAATCTACGAAGCGCAATTGTATAAATTCTTGATCAGAAATCGGAACAAATTTCGTAAATGACACATAATTTTCTTTAGTTTTAGGTATAATCTTAATATTTCCAGGCATTTCACCTAATTGTTTTATGAACAAATGACAGTCATAACCTGCCAAGTTGTGGAAAAATACAGGAATAAACTTAGgtattttgtattgtaaattACAATATCTGTGGGCTGCACCACGATATAATCCTGTTATGTGGCAGTGATCGCGcactttgtctgaaaataaaaagttatcacATATATGACAGCGAGTGGCTTGCAAAAATTCGGATGCATCTTTTTCGGTAAAAATCATAGGCAAATTTTTAGATAAGATTGCATGAATTTCACGAACATCACGGTAAAGAGATTCTATAAATTTTGAAACACAGTCAGAACCGAGATATGATACATACCGATTATAGCTAGTGTTTACAGTACAGACTATATTGTACGCAAACGCTGAGGGTATATGGTGCTGCAGCGTTTTTGTATTTTGCGTATCAGATTTGTCTTTGTGCACTTCTAAAATTGTCTCAAAATCTGCATAAATGACGAATGGAACATTTTGTTTACggtcataattattaaattttatgacgGTCCCCTTTTCAGGTAATACAGTGACGATCCCGCTACATAAATGATTTTCTAGTTCATCAAAAGTAGTAAAAAACACTAAGCATGTATCACAGAAATAAATTTTACCATGATGAGCTGTTATTTGATTTCTGACAAGCCGCGACAAGTCCTTGATAAGACAATAATGTGACGTCGCGTCATTTTCTAACATTAGCAAAtgaatagtttttttgtttttggtattttcaGATTTATATACGGGGCCAATAATGGTTTTAGAATTTTTTAGACCATAAatgataaaacttaacttaggaTTGTTTTTCTCAAAAATCCTAATATCTGAGAATGTGACGGGATAAGATATCCCATTGATATTTAGAACATCTTTAAAATTGGGATAAGACGAGACTCGTTCAGGATGATTTCGAGCAGGGTAAAGAGCTGCTGTTACGCTCCATAAAAAGCAACACTGGtctttattttgaatatttatacatgctttcttattttgaataaatttaggtaattttaaataagatgacCCACCTAATGGTTGGTActtattgacatttatttctaaatgtgAATTACTTAAAAAAGCCCAACCACTATCGCTTTCCTCAAACTCttccattttctttttcaatatactcactagtttagaaaataaactatCAAAATCATAGTTGTGGTAAAGTATAAAATTCTTTGTAACAAAAGATTTCATTTCCtgcatattatttttgaataacaggaaaatgctaaataattcaaaattcacTTTGATGCAAGTATGTACTCTTAAAGCATCAtctaaaagtgattttattttgttatgaatagaattaaagaaaatatctataGAAGTTTGGTCAAGTTCACTTGCAACTAATCGGTAAGAAATGATTCGAGAGCGAAATGCAGAACCTACGATTTCCACACCATCACTGTGTGGTTGGGTGGAGTTCTTTTGCTTGTGCAAGCGACTCCGCAAGTGTCCTACCCAAGAGGTTGAACCTATGGACACGTTACAAATAGTACAGAAAGGCATTTTAGAACCAAGAATtagttaataaacaataaagtctctatacctacctactagaaataatgttgaataattcgaatgtaaaaaataatattaaaactgtgtaataagtatgtttatttacaagtaaaaattatttaatgtttattttattactgtaatAAGTCGGTTCGCACTCTTCAAAAATTACGTAAGCGCTACTTATAAACCTTTGTAGAGCCTCCCACTCCTGGGATTGTTCACCGCATTGGAGTTTTACCGCTGCAAGCGCTTTCTTGTAACGCTCCTCGGGTGGAACGTTCTTAACATCGTCGGTGTTGTAGACTTTCAAATCTATGTAGAACTCGCCGCTGGTGACTGCAGTCCGACGACACTGGCCCGAAGACACCCGCGATGTAAAGCTCGATGCGATGCTACGAGTTGTCTCCTTCGCACTTGCCCGCTCGTCCTTATTAATGATTGAAAACAAACTCTTCGTTTTCTTTGGTCTGTGAACAATAgacatttatttaagtaatgattatttttatcaatagaatatattttttgttagttttatttatttaaaggttttattgcacacacacaaacacacataaGAATGCTCTGTACAAAAAAGTTGTCAAAAGATCAGCTGTTGTACTTTAAACaattaggtactattttactttaattcgcttagatttttatgtaagtactcgtaaactcattgtaaattaaaaatttaccttttagggaatattaaaattaagtgcTTGTAGAATAATTATGAGGGAGTTTGgtaatattattactaaaatcttactattactaatattattaatgcaaagtttgtgtggatgtctggctgtgaggatgtttgttactctttcacgcaaaaaccactgaacagattttgatgaaactttacagtattattgtttataacccagaataacatataggctataatttatgacgatctgtgatatactaaattttacgcgggtgaagccgcagccAAAAGCTAGTTAGATTATAAAGGTGGAAATTTACCTAGTTAGGGCTTCAACGTTCGCAACGGAATGGGCGGCAGGCTTTCGCTTCCTCGGCTTAGGCGCAGGCGTAGAAGCGGTTGAGGTCGACGCGCTGGTTTTGGACTTGCTCTTGCTCGAGCGCGGTGGTGGCACCACCTCTAATGGGGCCACGTCTTCAATGCTGGATGCGTACTCAGAATCCgacctataaaatattaatcatcattAGTCTATCTTCCTAATAATCATGACCACTGTCTAATTACGGTAATGACACATTTAAGTACACTACCAAATACAAAGATACATACTATGCTAGCTAGATATATTGATGgttgcgggattcgaacccgcgaccaATTAGCTTAACAAAACACATCGCGGTTCTCTACACAAATACTAAAGTAAAGAAAACATGTAAAGAAATACTCAGTAAAGAAAACATTACTTGAAAATTATTTGTCAGAACAaactaagtataaaataaatttataacaGTACTTACTCACATTTTGCACAATCGGGAGCTTGTTTCTTGCTATTCACAAAGAATCtcacaaagtaattaattttttgcgttgaaattctgtatttatgtgatcaataataaattgtcaGCAAAAATTaagctaattaattaaaactaaagtaacaataaaatgatATACAAATTTGGACCGTATTTTTATGTTCGATAagcacagaaaaaaaatcactagcaagtaggtattaccttttgaattaaaatattaccCATACTTTGATGTTACGTTTAAAGGAAATATGATTGTGTTACACTATGTTGCAGTAAAAGTGAAATCAGAATCTAAAGTATGTAGGTTAATTTCTTAAATGGCTAGTCAAATACTAATTATGTAGTATTCCAAGTACCGAATTTCCATCATTCTATTTGTAAAGAGTTAAATTGTGATAAGCTACATTGATTTGAGTCTGCTTCCAACAGAAAACTAATAAACCAACTAATTTTACTCACgattttattcgattttatttttCCTCACAATGTTAACATCTTTTTTACAATGCATTggcatttagaaaaaaaattgacttaCTTTATAAAGGTAGATTTAACGGTAGAAGCATTATGTATCAGTCACCATTGAGTCACATAGAAAGATAAAAAGAATTATTAGTTTCAACTTGCAATGCAACACgaagtaaacaataaaaatctaaagttACATGTCGTGCACACACATTCAAAGCATTTAATGCTGAATCTGCAAGTAAGCTGTGTGAGACCAGGAGCTGAGATGTTTAAATCGATGTTTTATTGAACAtttgaataaaatgtattttattttcagattggttaaatattgatatacattttcattaaatatgaaataaatgattaagattattttatttttgcaatattaGAAAGAGGTAAGTACTTATAGTAGTATAGTAGTTAGTCATAAATGTACCTACAATAatgcaaaatgtcaaaaattcttaacaaaactttaaaaccattttaaaatgaaCAGGTTTACagataaatatataaaactctTACTCTTGGACTATAAATTGCAGCTCGTACATTCCCACGATCCACGCGATGCAACGTACAGTGTGACATTAGATTTCATCGAGTGCAAGTTCGTCATgtacgtaataattaaaaagtataagTGCACATTTTAAAAACTCTGTGAAACCAGTGCAGTATTTCCTAAAATGTAAgtgaaattatatatttcatATACTTTTAAGTTTATAGGATAACTTTCGGATCATGATTTTCGTTTAACTTGTGAGAGAGATTACCATTTTTTTGATACCTCTTTAAGATCATCACTCGCTTGCTGTTCCCAAGCTATCTGGGGTCAGTGCagaattttttcttttctatacgtggttaaattatgaataataaaccattttttcattgatttataaagaaaactttctTCGCTTTGATTATAGTGttactcaaaatatttaatttatatcacaaataaaaatctttaaatactAAAATCAATAGATAATTGTTTGCTAATAtttattacagattttattGACGATTAAAAAAAGTTCTCTTTATTTCAGGAGTACCTACTGCTCAGCAAGACAATTAAATATCTACAATAATAAGCAGAAAACGTCGTTATAGATCTTGGTTAAAACAGgtaacctttttatttattaataactttgCAATATTGTTAGAAGTTTCGGTTCTGTATTTAAACTgttcacaatttatttaaagctttatttattttttcagatcCCCAGTGAcatgatttaattaataaactaattaaatcGTGGATAAGAAACTTCGACGAGAAGAAGAATTGATTTATATCATCAATAATCGTAGTAAAAAAggtcttaatttatttcaatttataataaattatggttgtggttgttttatttgattaaaaaaaaatctcaaggtATGGTGTTACATAAAGGTGATGGTATGGTTGTGCTAAAAACGGTAAAGGTAAAAGGGTAAGTAATGGTAAACGGTAATAAAAGGTAATA harbors:
- the LOC135076740 gene encoding uncharacterized protein LOC135076740, producing MSDSEYASSIEDVAPLEVVPPPRSSKSKSKTSASTSTASTPAPKPRKRKPAAHSVANVEALTRPKKTKSLFSIINKDERASAKETTRSIASSFTSRVSSGQCRRTAVTSGEFYIDLKVYNTDDVKNVPPEERYKKALAAVKLQCGEQSQEWEALQRFISSAYVIFEECEPTYYSNKINIK